TTGGCTCATCGCATTCACTATTTTCAGATCAGGATTTTCATAGCCTAAAAGTCCTTGAAAATCGTCCTTGATCGTTAGCAGGCAACTGGGCTCAAGCCCTATGATGGGAATGTTTTCTTTGGCATAGGGGAGAAGGGTGGCGATAAGTTTTTCGGCTTGTACTTTAGCTGAATCAAGCATCCCTTTGGAAATTAAAGTGCGGCCGCAGCAGGTCCAAGGAGGCGAAATGATTTGATATCCCAGTTTTTCAAGCACTTTCACAGCTGCAATTCCTACCTCTGGGCAATTAAATTCGTTGAAAGTGTCATTGAATAACAAGATTTTTCTGCCGCCGATCTTTGGATGTTTGGAAAACCATTTGGAAAAACGCTTGAGAGCAAGCTCAGGCAGCTCTCGTTGGCTGGTGATGCCCAGGGTTTCGATCATTTTTTTCGCTGGCCGTGTTTTTCCAATTGCGTTGAACAGGCGTGGGAAATGGGAAGAGATTTGGTTGATTGTACCGATATGTCCGAAGATCCTGTCTCTTAAGGTAAGACCGTGCTTTTTATGGAAATGGTGCAGAAACTCTGTTTTCATTTTTGCCATGTCGACTTGCGAGGGGCATTCCGATTTGCACCCTTTGCATTGCAGGCAAAGGTCAAGGACGTGATACAGCTCTTTTGACGCTAATCCATCGGCAGACAGGCTGCCGTGAAGAATGCCGCGCAGCGTTTGTGCCCGAGCACGTGTGGAATCGTATTCGCGGCCGGTTGCTTGAAAGGAGGGGCACATGGTGCCTTCTTTTTTTCGGCACTGCGCGTTTCCGTTGCACAGGTCGGCAGAGAGCTCTATGCCTCCTTCTTTTGAAAAGTCGAGAAAGGTGTCCAGGCTTTTTACTGGAGTTTTTCTAAGATTTTGAAGAAAAGGAGGAGCTCTTACGATTTTTCCCGGGTTCATCAAATGATTTGGATCGAAAATCTCTTTTACTTGCTTAAACAGGGAGTAGATATTTTCTCCGTAGAGCTTAGAGGTTAACCAGGAGCGCACAAGCCCGTCTCCATGTTCACCGCTGAGTGTCCCACCGTACTGCATCACAAGATCGGCAACGTGTTCTTGTATCTGTTTCATGGTCTGGCGTTCTTTGGGATCTCGCAAATCGATGTAGGGGCGGATATGCAGGCAGCCTGACCCCGCATGTCCATAGATACCAGCTCTTTTTCCTTTTTTTTCAAGGTATGCAAGGAATTCTTGCATAAATTCCGCAATGTTTTGAGGATCTACGCTGATATCTTCAATGAATGCAATCGCACGGCTGTAGCTGCGCTTAGATAGCAAAAGACCTAGTCCTGCTTTCCGTACCAGCCAAACATGTTCCTGGATTTTGGGATCTTTCAAAATGGTTTGCGCATATCCGATCGGTTTCTCAAGAGCTTGATCCGGATCTCCTTCAAATTCTGCAACTAAGACCATTGCAGGGTTCCCATGCAGCCAATCGAGTTTGTCTTTGAGTGCAGGGGAAGTTTGGCCGGCTTCCAGGATATTGCGGTCGATCATCTCTAGGGAGATGGGGTTGAATGAAAGGAGTCTAGGCACTTCTGACAACCCTTCAATCATGTCATCAAAGTGGATCACGGAAAGAGATGTTTGTTTGGGCAAAGGGGCGATTGCGACTTTGATTTTAGTCACGACTCCTAAAGTTCCTTCAGATCCTACAATCAAAGGGCAAAGGTTTGGAATCCCATCTCCTAAGAGAGCGTCGAGATTGTATCCGGAAACCCTGCGCGGGATGGATGGAAATCTTTTCTTGATTTCTTCTTTATTTTGATTGCACATCTGCAAAATTTTTTGCACGATTGGGTGTTGGACTGGGGTGTTCGGGCCGAAGGTGATTATCTCTCCTGTGGCAAGAATCATTTCAACTTCCAGCACGTGGTCGATCATGCGGCCGTATTTCAGGGAGCGGGCTCCAGCAGCATTGTTGGCAAGCATTCCTCCCAAAGTTGCTCGATTACCGGTTGAGGTATCAGGCCCCAGCCGATATCCATTTGTTCGCAAGGCGTCGTTCAGCCGATCTTGTACAACGCCAGGTTCGCAGAGCGCATATTCCTGCTCAAGATTGATTTCTAAGATGCGGTTTAGATGAAGGGAGAGATCGAGGATAATTCCGGAACCTAAGCATCCTCCTGTAATTCCTGTTGCAGCTCCTCTTGGAGTGATGGGAATGTGGTGTTTGGCAGCGATTTTGACAGCAAAGCGGATATCATTGATGTTTTTAGGAAGGACAACGGCTGTCGGCATCACTTCATAAATAGAGGCATCGACGCTGTAGATGCCAAGGCTGGCAGGATCGGATAAGATCGTGCCTTGAATAGACTGTTTAAGATCATTGAAAAGAGTCATTGTTGAAAATCGTAGATGCGGCCAAGGTCGAGAATCTGGGTCAGCACGTTGAGCGCTTCTTGAGTTTCGTCTACTAGAGAAGGGTCTGCGAGATCCTCAAGCTTTAGCGAATCTCTATAGTGGATGTTGATCCATTCGCTCAATCGATCATAGAGCTTATCGGTGAGAAACAGGTTGGGGTTCACTTGCTCAAGCTCTATATCTGTTAGCACGGTGGAAAAACGCAGGCAGGCAGGTCCGCCGCCATTGCGCATGCTTTGGTCGAGATCAATATAGTGAATATCGGCAATTGGACTTTTCGGATCTTTGAGAAGATTGGTGAGGTACTTATTGACATCTTGATGATTTTGGCATTGTTTTGGACAAAAGAGGACGAAGCCGCCGTCTTGAAGTTTGATGATTTGAGAGTTAAAAAAGTAGGTTTTGATAGCAGCTTTCAGGTGGATCTCGTTATTGGCTACTTTAATTGTTTTTAGAGGCTGGTCGCAAATTTCGTTAAATGTATTTTTAAGTTCATCGAGCACTGCTTCAGGGTTTTCAAAGGCTAGCTCGTGATAAATGAATAGGTCGTGGCATCCCATGGAGATGAGATCGTTGTGAAAGACTCCCTGGTTCAGAGCCTCGGTTGACTGCATGGCATAGACAACTTGTGAAGGATCCAAGCGGTGCGATCTGGCAATTGCCTTTTGCGCTTCCAATGTTTGACGGGGAGTGTATATCCGCTCTTCAGGCAAGTCGTCCATTTCATTTGCTTTGCCATAGACAAAGAGGTGAACACCGACATAACGAAGATCGGTGCAGAAACGGATGTGGTTAGCGGCTCCTTCATCGTGAAAAAGGGGGTGGAAGGGGAGTGGCGGATGAATGGTAAAAAAGGTTGGATTAGGAAATATTGTACGGAGTAGACGAAGAGTTGTTTCCGCTTCAATGATCCGATGAGGCGTTGCTGCTTTATTTGCAGGGGTTAAATGCAAACGGTTGTCAGCTGCGTCTATGGAAGGGGTCGCTGTTGCGGCATTAGCTGCAAACATCGAAGCGGCAGAGGAGTACTGGTAAAGAAGCTCTGGATTGTCTTGATAAACTTTTCCAGGGATGCGGTTATCTACTCCGGTATAGCCCAAAGCGCGCAAGGTAGGTAGGTGAGGGCGTTCGTGCGGTGGAAGGATCAGTTGCCGATAGCCGTAGTCGGCCATCTGTTTCATTTTATTCAATCCTTGAAGTGCTGCAATTTTTGGATTCGAAATGTTCCCGGCATTTTCTATGGATGCTAGATTCCCTTTGGATAACCCACCGTAAGAGTGTGTGGGGCCGACAAGGCCGTCAATATTGACTTCATAAGCAGGAGCGTTCATCGAGGGATTCCAGGGCTTAAGGATTCCGGTAAAGTGAGAGTTGTGCTTTCAAGAGAGGCGACGGGATAGTTGCAGTAATCAGCTGCGTAATAGGCGCTTGGACGGTAATTGCCGCTTTGGCCGACTCCTCCGAAAGGCGACAGGCTGGAAGCTCCGGTCGTTGGGCAGTTCCAATTGATTACGCCGGCGCGTACGGAACGGTAAAAATGTGTATACTCCTCTTGCGACTCCGATAACAGCGAGGCGGCTAAGCCATAAGCTGTGCGATTTGCTTCTTGAACTGAGGCTTCAAAACTGTCAGTGTAGACGAGCTGCAACAGAGGGCCAAAAATCTCTTCATCAGGGACGTTTGAAGCTGTTGTTACATCTAGCAAACCGGGAGAAAGCATAGGTAGATCGGGATTGATTTTAGAAGATTTTAGCAAGGCTTTTGCACCCTGCTTCAATAAATTGGATTGTGCGTTTAAAACCTTTTCTGCAGCAGCTTGAGAGATGAGAGGTCCCATAAATGGTTCTGGAGTTGAGTCATAGGCGCCGATTTTTAATTTAGGCAGCCATTCCAATAGGCAGTCGATAATTGGTTGGTGTTTTTCCTGAACGATCAATCGCCTGGCACACGTGCAGCGTTGTCCGGATGTAAGATAGGCGGATTGGATAATGGTATAGGCTGCAGCATCAACCTGTTCAATATCACCTAAGACAAGTGGATTGTTTCCTCCCATTTCCAAGGCAAGCAAGCGATCGGGGCGGGAACCAAACAGCTCTGAAAGAATTTTACCTGTTTGCCAGCTGCCTGTAAAAAAAAGAGCATTGATTAAGGGGTGGTGGGCCAAATATTGCCCAGTCTCTGCATCTCCTTGCACTAGGTTGAGCACTCCTTTGGGAAGCCCTGCCTCTTTCCAAATATCGACGATTTTTTCAGAGACAAATGGAGTGATCTCGCTGGGTTTCAAAACGATTGTATTTCCTGCAAGAAGAGCGGGAACAATATGCCCGTTTGGAAGGTGTCCGGGGAAATTATAGGGGCCGAATACAGCGCAGATACCCAGAGGCTTGTGGCGTGTGCAGGTGCGGAAGCGGGCGGATTCCGAGGTTTTTTCCGGACAGCGCTCTTTTTGCGCCGCAATCGAAGTTTCGATTTTACCGATCATTGCACCGACTTCTGTTTTTGACTCCCAGAGAGGTTTTCCCATCTCCTGAGAAATGGTCAATGCGATAGCTTCGCGCTTTTTTTCAAGAAGTTCTCCAAAATGTCTGACCAGCGCTTCTCGTTCTCTGAATGAAATTCCGCTCCAGAGAGGAGCTGCTTGAGCGGCCAAGCTGACGGCAGCATCAACTTCTGCTTGGCCTGCAGGCAGCCCTTCCCAAAGTATTTCCCCTGTAGCTGGATTGATGGATCTAATCATTTGGCCCCATCATTAGTGATTTAGCCAATAAAATTCAATATACCGTTTATTATTCGAAAATAAATTTGACATCTCCTAAAACTGCATCTTAGGGGGTGGCGGGAGCCCCCATTGCTCGGAATCTATCTCCAACTCGAGATCTAAAACAACTCCCTAAAGAGCTCCCAGGATCTAGACCCGATAAAGTACGGAAAAACCCAAAAATTGCTTGACGGAACTCATAGAAATCCGAGTAGTACGTATTATAGACCACTGTTTCTTTCATCCACTTCCACAGTCGTTCGATTGGGTTCAAGTTTGGGCTATAGGGAGGGAGAAAGTGGAGTTGAATTTTAGAATTTTTTAGATATTTTGTAACCTCCCGGTTCCGATAATATGGGGCATTATCACAGAAAACGTGTATCCGGGTTTTCCCTGAATAATGTTGTTCAAGAGACTGAAAAAAGCGGATAGTCGCATCAGCATTTAACGTTTTGTCCTCTTGAAGAAATACTTTGTAAGATAGGATATCAATGGAACCGGTCAAATTAAGTCTGGATCTACCTGTATTTGCAGGTATCAGTTTGTCTACACCTTTTTTAATCCATCCATATCCAAGTTGAACGTTGTGAGTAGGGTGAACACCGTCCGTGAAGCAAATCGTTTCATCACCAGGAAGATTTGCCTTGAATTTTGCATATGCGTCGATCCATTTCTGCTGTTCATCTTTGTCGGCTTTTCCTGGCACAAGCTTGGGTTTTTTGTAAGAAAATCCATGTCTTTTAAGCCAAGATGTCATTCCTGGTATCGAATAATGATGGCCAAATCTCACGTTCACATATGCAACAATGCTGGTAACGTGGAGATAGGTGTATTCAAGCAAGTGCTTCTCGAGTTCACTGGATTCTGAATCAGAAAGCTTTTCCATGCTGCCGCCACCTTCAGGCCGTAATTTTTTATGGCTCTGATATTCTTTGATATGATTACGAATAGCACCCTCAGAGAGTAGCAGAGCTTCGGCAATCTCCGGAAAGGTCCACCCTTTATCGTAAAGCAGTATTGCCTTAATACGATCGCAAATACGTCGATCTCTTTCGAATCGATGTTGTGCCTGAAGTTGTTCTCTTTCTTGTTTTGTGAGAAATTGCATGCTAACAGCATGCTGGGAAGTCGATTTAGCAACAAGTAAAATTTTCATTCATGAACGGTATATAAGACTTCTCTAATTGTTGGTATACGCTTTGGGGACCTTTGTTGCCTCCTCCATGTCCTGATATTGCTAAAAATAGATGCATATTATTAAAGATTGAATTAGTTTGTAAATTAATTTTATGAATTCTATAATTAGTTGTCAATTAGCTTTTTAAGTATCCTCTCAAAACCAGAGGCTGACGATGACGTCAAAAACCTATTCTTGAAGTTTGTTCGGTATAAACCTAACGTCATCTCCAGGTGAAACTTGAAGTGCTTTTGCATCTTCATACGCCAATGTTATCCCTTCTCTTTCTTTGAATAGAGCTCTGGCAAAGCAACAGCGAAAGTCCAGAAGGCAGTTGCTGATCAGAAATAAAGGGGAGTTGATAGGGACGGTATCCACCTTGGCAACTGTCGTTCGACGACTT
This genomic window from Waddlia chondrophila WSU 86-1044 contains:
- the astD gene encoding succinylglutamate-semialdehyde dehydrogenase, translating into MIRSINPATGEILWEGLPAGQAEVDAAVSLAAQAAPLWSGISFREREALVRHFGELLEKKREAIALTISQEMGKPLWESKTEVGAMIGKIETSIAAQKERCPEKTSESARFRTCTRHKPLGICAVFGPYNFPGHLPNGHIVPALLAGNTIVLKPSEITPFVSEKIVDIWKEAGLPKGVLNLVQGDAETGQYLAHHPLINALFFTGSWQTGKILSELFGSRPDRLLALEMGGNNPLVLGDIEQVDAAAYTIIQSAYLTSGQRCTCARRLIVQEKHQPIIDCLLEWLPKLKIGAYDSTPEPFMGPLISQAAAEKVLNAQSNLLKQGAKALLKSSKINPDLPMLSPGLLDVTTASNVPDEEIFGPLLQLVYTDSFEASVQEANRTAYGLAASLLSESQEEYTHFYRSVRAGVINWNCPTTGASSLSPFGGVGQSGNYRPSAYYAADYCNYPVASLESTTLTLPESLSPGIPR
- a CDS encoding IS630 family transposase; the encoded protein is MKILLVAKSTSQHAVSMQFLTKQEREQLQAQHRFERDRRICDRIKAILLYDKGWTFPEIAEALLLSEGAIRNHIKEYQSHKKLRPEGGGSMEKLSDSESSELEKHLLEYTYLHVTSIVAYVNVRFGHHYSIPGMTSWLKRHGFSYKKPKLVPGKADKDEQQKWIDAYAKFKANLPGDETICFTDGVHPTHNVQLGYGWIKKGVDKLIPANTGRSRLNLTGSIDILSYKVFLQEDKTLNADATIRFFQSLEQHYSGKTRIHVFCDNAPYYRNREVTKYLKNSKIQLHFLPPYSPNLNPIERLWKWMKETVVYNTYYSDFYEFRQAIFGFFRTLSGLDPGSSLGSCFRSRVGDRFRAMGAPATP
- a CDS encoding N-succinylarginine dihydrolase; translated protein: MNAPAYEVNIDGLVGPTHSYGGLSKGNLASIENAGNISNPKIAALQGLNKMKQMADYGYRQLILPPHERPHLPTLRALGYTGVDNRIPGKVYQDNPELLYQYSSAASMFAANAATATPSIDAADNRLHLTPANKAATPHRIIEAETTLRLLRTIFPNPTFFTIHPPLPFHPLFHDEGAANHIRFCTDLRYVGVHLFVYGKANEMDDLPEERIYTPRQTLEAQKAIARSHRLDPSQVVYAMQSTEALNQGVFHNDLISMGCHDLFIYHELAFENPEAVLDELKNTFNEICDQPLKTIKVANNEIHLKAAIKTYFFNSQIIKLQDGGFVLFCPKQCQNHQDVNKYLTNLLKDPKSPIADIHYIDLDQSMRNGGGPACLRFSTVLTDIELEQVNPNLFLTDKLYDRLSEWINIHYRDSLKLEDLADPSLVDETQEALNVLTQILDLGRIYDFQQ
- a CDS encoding FAD-binding and (Fe-S)-binding domain-containing protein, coding for MTLFNDLKQSIQGTILSDPASLGIYSVDASIYEVMPTAVVLPKNINDIRFAVKIAAKHHIPITPRGAATGITGGCLGSGIILDLSLHLNRILEINLEQEYALCEPGVVQDRLNDALRTNGYRLGPDTSTGNRATLGGMLANNAAGARSLKYGRMIDHVLEVEMILATGEIITFGPNTPVQHPIVQKILQMCNQNKEEIKKRFPSIPRRVSGYNLDALLGDGIPNLCPLIVGSEGTLGVVTKIKVAIAPLPKQTSLSVIHFDDMIEGLSEVPRLLSFNPISLEMIDRNILEAGQTSPALKDKLDWLHGNPAMVLVAEFEGDPDQALEKPIGYAQTILKDPKIQEHVWLVRKAGLGLLLSKRSYSRAIAFIEDISVDPQNIAEFMQEFLAYLEKKGKRAGIYGHAGSGCLHIRPYIDLRDPKERQTMKQIQEHVADLVMQYGGTLSGEHGDGLVRSWLTSKLYGENIYSLFKQVKEIFDPNHLMNPGKIVRAPPFLQNLRKTPVKSLDTFLDFSKEGGIELSADLCNGNAQCRKKEGTMCPSFQATGREYDSTRARAQTLRGILHGSLSADGLASKELYHVLDLCLQCKGCKSECPSQVDMAKMKTEFLHHFHKKHGLTLRDRIFGHIGTINQISSHFPRLFNAIGKTRPAKKMIETLGITSQRELPELALKRFSKWFSKHPKIGGRKILLFNDTFNEFNCPEVGIAAVKVLEKLGYQIISPPWTCCGRTLISKGMLDSAKVQAEKLIATLLPYAKENIPIIGLEPSCLLTIKDDFQGLLGYENPDLKIVNAMSQTFDQFIASHHKLPFQNTKDSVKLHGHCHQKALTGTSSAMKILHTLGNPSEIPSGCCGMAGSFGYEKEHYQISMAIGELKLFPAVRQTEDPIIADGFSCRCQIAHATGKTPLHLAQYLANLKYV